In Nymphaea colorata isolate Beijing-Zhang1983 chromosome 3, ASM883128v2, whole genome shotgun sequence, a genomic segment contains:
- the LOC116250410 gene encoding uncharacterized protein LOC116250410: MVARCLKAMSPMRILCKARDLYVNAMLDCAGSMNWDAVGGTAASNMTYLPRSSSLGSSRSGGDDEDLKELVRAVSQKHLDDKLGERHPFCGRNAGARNTPGNFSLRIERIDEDKPCYFNEDHGLMASKVMFPRSKSYDMHRRRVSV, from the coding sequence ATGGTTGCTAGGTGCCTTAAGGCCATGTCACCCATGAGAATCCTCTGTAAGGCGAGGGACCTCTATGTGAACGCCATGCTGGATTGTGCAGGAAGCATGAACTGGGATGCCGTTGGGGGCACTGCTGCCAGCAACATGACATACCTGCCAAGGAGCTCCAGCCTAGGGTCATCGAGGAGCGGCGGTGACGATGAAGATCTGAAAGAACTGGTCCGGGCGGTATCTCAGAAGCATTTAGACGACAAACTCGGTGAGCGCCATCCCTTCTGTGGTAGAAACGCTGGAGCAAGGAACACGCCGGGCAATTTCAGTTTGCGCATTGAGAGAATTGATGAAGACAAGCCTTGTTATTTCAATGAGGATCACGGGCTCATGGCGTCCAAGGTGATGTTTCCCAGAAGCAAAAGCTATGATATGCACAGGAGGAGGGTTAGCGTCTGA
- the LOC116251643 gene encoding uncharacterized protein LOC116251643 isoform X3, whose product MVEPPYGGGKRKQFHEALLRQLYPSSPPPLSPPPDQSVHQEAGPETEPPSEHSAPLASQEGNNGSDPNCTDSEEEGVGEKKLTRSQRKRVKKKKLKEWAALCAKMRFIGPRLPSDAAVDQTSLSLADRQTTDSLHETDNHGEKETVEEEKNEVSQLRAKKVKSRRNAKRQRANTSAASS is encoded by the exons ATGGTGGAACCACCTTACGGGGGAGGGAAGCGGAAGCAGTTCCACGAAGCTCTACTGAGGCAGCTGTACCCATCTTCCCCACCGCCGCTATCACCACCACCTGATCAATCCGTTCATCAA GAGGCAGGGCCAGAGACTGAGCCCCCCTCTGAACATTCGGCACCCCTTGCCTCCCAAG AGGGCAATAACGGTTCTGATCCCAATTGCACCGACTCGGAGGAAGAGGGGGTCGGCGAGAAGAAGCTGACCCGTTCGCAGAGGAAAAGGGTCAAGAAAAAGAAGCTCAAGGAATGGGCGGCTTTATGTGCCAAAATGCGCTTCATTGGCCCTCGCCTACCTTCCGACGCTGCTGTAGACCAGACCTCTCTATCTCTGGCAGACCGACAAACAACAGATTCTCTTCATGAGACAGACAACcatggagaaaaagaaacagtggaggaagagaaaaatg AGGTATCTCAATTGCGCGCCAAGAAAGTAAAGAGCAGACGAAATGCTAAGAGGCAAAGAGCTAATACGTCCGCTGCGTCTTCCTGA
- the LOC116251643 gene encoding uncharacterized protein LOC116251643 isoform X2 — protein MVEPPYGGGKRKQFHEALLRQLYPSSPPPLSPPPDQSVHQEAGPETEPPSEHSAPLASQEEGNNGSDPNCTDSEEEGVGEKKLTRSQRKRVKKKKLKEWAALCAKMRFIGPRLPSDAAVDQTSLSLADRQTTDSLHETDNHGEKETVEEEKNEVSQLRAKKVKSRRNAKRQRANTSAASS, from the exons ATGGTGGAACCACCTTACGGGGGAGGGAAGCGGAAGCAGTTCCACGAAGCTCTACTGAGGCAGCTGTACCCATCTTCCCCACCGCCGCTATCACCACCACCTGATCAATCCGTTCATCAA GAGGCAGGGCCAGAGACTGAGCCCCCCTCTGAACATTCGGCACCCCTTGCCTCCCAAG AAGAGGGCAATAACGGTTCTGATCCCAATTGCACCGACTCGGAGGAAGAGGGGGTCGGCGAGAAGAAGCTGACCCGTTCGCAGAGGAAAAGGGTCAAGAAAAAGAAGCTCAAGGAATGGGCGGCTTTATGTGCCAAAATGCGCTTCATTGGCCCTCGCCTACCTTCCGACGCTGCTGTAGACCAGACCTCTCTATCTCTGGCAGACCGACAAACAACAGATTCTCTTCATGAGACAGACAACcatggagaaaaagaaacagtggaggaagagaaaaatg AGGTATCTCAATTGCGCGCCAAGAAAGTAAAGAGCAGACGAAATGCTAAGAGGCAAAGAGCTAATACGTCCGCTGCGTCTTCCTGA
- the LOC116251643 gene encoding uncharacterized protein LOC116251643 isoform X1: MVEPPYGGGKRKQFHEALLRQLYPSSPPPLSPPPDQSVHQEAGPETEPPSEHSAPLASQGTSLCFSLSLSLSRGFPANLYISTCFGSEEGNNGSDPNCTDSEEEGVGEKKLTRSQRKRVKKKKLKEWAALCAKMRFIGPRLPSDAAVDQTSLSLADRQTTDSLHETDNHGEKETVEEEKNEVSQLRAKKVKSRRNAKRQRANTSAASS; this comes from the exons ATGGTGGAACCACCTTACGGGGGAGGGAAGCGGAAGCAGTTCCACGAAGCTCTACTGAGGCAGCTGTACCCATCTTCCCCACCGCCGCTATCACCACCACCTGATCAATCCGTTCATCAA GAGGCAGGGCCAGAGACTGAGCCCCCCTCTGAACATTCGGCACCCCTTGCCTCCCAAGGCAcgtctctctgtttctctctctccctttctctttctcggGGTTTTCCTGCAAACCTTTATATCTCTACGTGTTTTGGCTCAGAAGAGGGCAATAACGGTTCTGATCCCAATTGCACCGACTCGGAGGAAGAGGGGGTCGGCGAGAAGAAGCTGACCCGTTCGCAGAGGAAAAGGGTCAAGAAAAAGAAGCTCAAGGAATGGGCGGCTTTATGTGCCAAAATGCGCTTCATTGGCCCTCGCCTACCTTCCGACGCTGCTGTAGACCAGACCTCTCTATCTCTGGCAGACCGACAAACAACAGATTCTCTTCATGAGACAGACAACcatggagaaaaagaaacagtggaggaagagaaaaatg AGGTATCTCAATTGCGCGCCAAGAAAGTAAAGAGCAGACGAAATGCTAAGAGGCAAAGAGCTAATACGTCCGCTGCGTCTTCCTGA